From the Rhodospirillales bacterium genome, one window contains:
- a CDS encoding aldehyde ferredoxin oxidoreductase family protein, protein MAWAGKILRVNLTDGTCTSEPLNMEWAQAYLGQRGLATKYLAEEIDPRVDPLSPDNKLIMTTGPLTGTCASTAGRYSVVTKGALTGAIACSNSGGFFGNEMKNAGWDMIIFEGRSPNPVYLMVNNGDAELCDASAHWGTSVWDTEEAIRENHGDPIIRVASIGISGEKGVKYACIVNDMHRAAGRSGVGTVMGSKNLKAVAIRGTLGVGVKDPKRFIAATNAAKQVLADNAVTGQGLPAMGTQVLMNVINEVGALPTRNHRDIQFEGANNIGAEAMADVRESDGKPNLVTNAACFGCTIACGRVSEIDRTHFSVAERPEYQIISGGLEYEAAWALGAATGVDDLEALTFANFICNEQGMDPISFGATVGAAMEMFEDGNITTGQTGGIELKFGNAEALCAVAELTGKAEGFGAEIGLGSKLLCEKYGRPELSMAVKGQEFPAYDGRGIQGMGLTYATSNRGACHLRSYTVASEILGIPEKTDPLVSDGKAGLVRAFQDATAAVDSSGMCVFTTFAWTLEDFAPQIDAACEGEWTAERLAQVGERIWNLERRFNLAAGFTGKDDTLPERLLKDAARTGPAEGKTSGLDTMLPEYYEIRGWTPDGVPSNETLSRLGV, encoded by the coding sequence ATGGCATGGGCTGGAAAGATACTGCGGGTGAACCTCACCGACGGCACCTGCACCTCTGAACCCCTGAACATGGAATGGGCGCAGGCCTACCTCGGCCAGCGCGGTCTGGCGACGAAGTACCTGGCCGAAGAGATCGACCCCAGGGTCGACCCGCTCTCGCCCGACAACAAGCTGATCATGACCACCGGTCCGCTGACTGGAACATGCGCCTCGACGGCCGGCCGCTATTCGGTCGTGACCAAGGGCGCGCTGACCGGCGCGATCGCCTGTTCGAACTCGGGCGGCTTCTTCGGCAACGAGATGAAGAACGCCGGATGGGACATGATCATCTTCGAGGGCAGGTCCCCGAACCCGGTCTACCTGATGGTCAACAACGGTGACGCCGAGCTCTGTGATGCCTCGGCCCACTGGGGCACCTCGGTGTGGGACACCGAAGAGGCGATCAGGGAGAACCACGGCGATCCGATCATCCGTGTGGCCTCGATCGGCATCTCGGGCGAAAAGGGTGTCAAGTACGCCTGCATCGTTAACGACATGCACCGCGCCGCCGGCCGTTCGGGCGTCGGCACCGTCATGGGTTCCAAGAACCTCAAGGCGGTTGCGATCCGCGGTACGCTGGGCGTGGGCGTCAAGGATCCCAAGCGGTTCATCGCGGCGACCAATGCCGCCAAGCAGGTGCTGGCCGACAACGCCGTGACCGGCCAGGGCCTGCCTGCCATGGGTACCCAGGTGCTGATGAACGTGATCAATGAGGTCGGTGCGCTGCCCACCCGCAATCATCGCGACATCCAGTTCGAAGGCGCCAACAACATCGGTGCCGAGGCCATGGCCGATGTGCGTGAGAGCGACGGCAAGCCGAATCTGGTGACCAACGCAGCCTGTTTTGGCTGCACGATCGCCTGCGGCCGTGTCTCCGAGATCGACCGCACGCATTTCTCGGTCGCCGAACGGCCGGAGTACCAGATCATCTCGGGCGGTCTCGAGTACGAGGCGGCCTGGGCCCTGGGTGCGGCCACGGGCGTCGACGATCTCGAAGCGCTGACCTTCGCCAACTTCATCTGCAACGAGCAGGGCATGGACCCGATCTCGTTCGGTGCCACGGTCGGTGCGGCGATGGAGATGTTCGAGGATGGCAACATCACGACCGGGCAGACCGGCGGTATCGAACTCAAGTTCGGCAACGCCGAAGCGCTCTGTGCGGTCGCCGAGCTCACCGGCAAGGCCGAGGGCTTCGGTGCCGAGATCGGTCTCGGCTCGAAGCTTCTGTGCGAGAAGTACGGTCGTCCGGAGCTGTCGATGGCGGTCAAGGGCCAGGAGTTCCCGGCCTACGACGGTCGCGGCATTCAGGGCATGGGCCTGACCTATGCCACCTCGAACCGCGGCGCCTGCCATCTCCGCAGCTACACCGTGGCCTCGGAGATTCTCGGCATCCCTGAGAAGACCGACCCCTTGGTGTCTGACGGCAAGGCCGGTCTTGTCCGCGCCTTCCAGGACGCCACGGCGGCCGTCGACAGCTCGGGCATGTGCGTCTTCACGACCTTTGCCTGGACGCTGGAGGATTTCGCTCCGCAGATCGACGCGGCCTGTGAGGGTGAGTGGACGGCCGAGCGTCTGGCGCAAGTCGGCGAGCGCATCTGGAACCTGGAGCGTCGGTTCAATCTGGCCGCCGGGTTCACGGGCAAGGACGACACGCTGCCCGAGCGCCTGCTGAAGGACGCGGCCAGGACCGGTCCGGCCGAAGGCAAGACCAGCGGCCTCGATACCATGCTGCCGGAGTACTATGAGATCCGCGGCTGGACGCCCGATGGCGTGCCCAGCAACGAGACGCTCTCGCGCCTCGGGGTCTAG
- a CDS encoding succinylglutamate desuccinylase/aspartoacylase family protein: MASNPAAPYGVDLLPIAITPYKAGNTGIDYVTTFDSGVAGPHLMINALTHGNEVCGAHALKFLFDHEVRPTKGKLTFSFANVDAYESFDADDPYASRFVDEDFNRLWNEETLDGDRDSIELRRARALRPAVDQVDHLLDIHSVELPQPTMLMSGVTAKCRALAESMGKPRHVIIDSGHVAGKRLRDYARFDDPAEPHQSVLVECGYHFCREAADIAIDTSLRFLRHYDAIDPAFITKHLGDTSDDEAQLFVEVSGPVTIETDNFVFDRVFEAFEIVPEEGTLIGTDDGVERRTPHPDCIMVMPAREPVKGKTAVRLGRLV; this comes from the coding sequence ATGGCCTCCAACCCCGCCGCGCCTTATGGCGTTGACCTTCTGCCGATCGCCATCACGCCCTACAAGGCCGGCAACACTGGAATCGATTACGTCACGACATTCGACAGCGGCGTCGCCGGGCCGCACCTGATGATCAACGCGCTGACCCACGGCAACGAGGTCTGCGGGGCCCATGCGCTGAAGTTCCTGTTCGATCACGAGGTCCGTCCGACGAAGGGCAAGCTGACGTTCAGTTTCGCCAACGTCGATGCCTATGAGTCCTTTGATGCCGACGACCCCTACGCTTCCCGCTTCGTCGACGAGGACTTCAACCGGCTGTGGAACGAGGAAACGCTGGACGGCGACCGCGACAGCATCGAGCTGCGCCGGGCCCGCGCGCTGCGCCCGGCCGTCGATCAGGTCGACCATCTGCTCGACATTCATTCGGTCGAGCTGCCGCAACCGACCATGCTGATGTCGGGTGTCACAGCGAAATGCCGAGCGCTGGCCGAAAGTATGGGCAAGCCGAGGCACGTCATCATTGATTCCGGCCACGTCGCCGGGAAACGTCTGCGCGACTATGCCCGGTTCGACGATCCCGCCGAGCCGCACCAGAGCGTGCTGGTCGAGTGCGGTTATCACTTCTGTCGGGAGGCCGCCGACATCGCGATCGACACCTCGCTGCGCTTCCTGCGCCATTACGACGCCATCGACCCGGCCTTCATCACCAAACACCTGGGCGATACATCGGATGACGAGGCCCAGCTCTTCGTCGAGGTCTCGGGACCGGTCACGATCGAGACCGACAACTTTGTCTTCGATCGTGTCTTCGAGGCTTTCGAGATTGTGCCCGAGGAAGGCACGCTGATCGGCACCGACGACGGAGTCGAACGCCGCACGCCCCACCCCGACTGCATCATGGTCATGCCCGCCCGCGAACCGGTGAAGGGCAAGACGGCGGTCAGGCTCGGTCGGCTGGTCTAG
- a CDS encoding MoaD/ThiS family protein, which produces MQVTLKLFASLAPYMPPGAVENAVRIEVDEDTTINQVFDRYQVPHKMAHLVLINGIYVAPGERATRALVEGDALAAWPPVAGG; this is translated from the coding sequence ATGCAGGTCACACTGAAACTCTTTGCCTCCCTGGCCCCCTACATGCCCCCCGGTGCGGTCGAGAACGCCGTCCGGATCGAGGTCGATGAGGACACCACGATCAACCAGGTGTTCGATCGCTACCAGGTGCCACACAAGATGGCCCATCTGGTCCTGATCAACGGCATCTATGTCGCGCCGGGCGAACGTGCGACTCGCGCGCTGGTCGAGGGCGACGCTCTGGCTGCCTGGCCTCCGGTTGCCGGCGGATGA
- a CDS encoding ABC transporter ATP-binding protein, which produces MAEPARIEPGPEGEIEHDAVIRLRGVINRFGTQTVHDGLDLDVRRGEVIGVVGGSGTGKSVLLRTIIGLREPQGGTIEVLGRDSRKLNHRQARELRSHWGVLFQNGALFSSLTVAENIMIPLREYTDLDDRLMEELVKVKVTMVGLPVEAGDKYPGQLSGGMRKRAGLARALALDPAIVFLDEPTAGLDPIGAANFDQLIRSLRQSLGLTVVMVTHDLDSLIAICDRVAVLIGKKIVVGTIPELLGCDQAWIQEYFRGPRARAAFGN; this is translated from the coding sequence ATGGCCGAACCCGCACGCATCGAACCCGGACCTGAAGGCGAAATCGAACACGATGCGGTCATCCGGCTGCGCGGCGTGATCAACCGGTTCGGCACGCAAACCGTGCACGACGGCCTCGATCTCGATGTCCGACGCGGCGAGGTGATCGGCGTCGTGGGCGGATCGGGCACCGGCAAGTCGGTTCTGCTCAGGACCATCATCGGGCTCCGGGAACCACAGGGCGGCACGATCGAGGTGCTTGGGCGCGACAGTCGCAAGCTCAACCACAGGCAGGCCAGGGAACTCCGCTCCCACTGGGGCGTGCTGTTCCAGAACGGCGCACTCTTCAGCTCGCTGACCGTGGCCGAGAACATCATGATCCCGCTCAGGGAGTACACCGACCTTGATGACCGGCTCATGGAGGAGCTGGTCAAGGTGAAGGTCACGATGGTCGGGCTCCCGGTCGAGGCGGGCGACAAGTACCCCGGCCAGCTCTCGGGCGGTATGCGCAAGCGCGCCGGTCTCGCTCGCGCTCTGGCGCTCGACCCCGCCATCGTTTTCCTGGACGAACCGACCGCCGGCCTCGATCCCATCGGTGCGGCGAACTTCGACCAGCTGATTCGCAGTCTTCGGCAGAGCCTGGGCCTGACCGTGGTCATGGTGACCCATGATCTGGACTCGCTGATTGCCATCTGCGACCGTGTTGCCGTCCTGATCGGGAAAAAGATCGTGGTCGGCACCATTCCCGAGCTTCTTGGGTGCGATCAGGCCTGGATACAGGAATACTTCCGCGGACCGCGTGCGCGCGCCGCATTCGGCAATTGA
- a CDS encoding NAD kinase — translation MTKPKIAFVSSIAPKARRARKRLEERYGAREAHRADVIVALGGDGFMLETLHQCFGRNIAVYGMNRGSVGFLMNAYEEDSLVERIRAAETTVLNPLRMVTTDIDGAITEAVAINEVALFRETRQTARIRITIDGVVRMKELMCDGVMVSTAAGSTAYNLSAHGPILPIGSRTLALTPISAFRPRRWRGAILPEQTEVSFEVRDHGKRPVSAVADSTEVRDVVQVSVATDENCAVRLLFDPEHDLEDRILMEQFET, via the coding sequence TTGACCAAGCCGAAGATCGCATTTGTCTCCAGTATTGCGCCGAAGGCCCGCCGCGCCAGGAAGCGGCTGGAGGAGCGTTACGGCGCGCGCGAGGCGCATCGGGCCGATGTGATCGTCGCATTGGGCGGCGATGGCTTCATGCTCGAGACACTGCATCAGTGTTTCGGCAGGAACATCGCAGTCTACGGCATGAACCGCGGCTCGGTCGGGTTCCTCATGAATGCCTACGAGGAAGACAGCCTGGTCGAACGCATCAGGGCGGCGGAAACAACGGTTCTCAATCCGCTGCGCATGGTGACGACCGATATCGACGGCGCGATCACCGAGGCCGTCGCCATTAACGAGGTCGCGTTGTTCCGCGAAACCCGCCAGACCGCCAGGATCCGGATCACCATCGATGGCGTGGTGCGGATGAAGGAGCTGATGTGCGATGGCGTGATGGTTTCCACCGCGGCCGGCAGCACCGCCTACAACCTCTCGGCGCACGGACCGATCCTGCCGATAGGCTCGCGTACTCTCGCCCTGACGCCGATCAGCGCCTTCCGCCCCCGCCGCTGGCGTGGTGCGATCCTGCCCGAGCAGACTGAAGTGAGCTTCGAGGTGCGCGATCACGGCAAGCGTCCGGTCAGTGCCGTCGCGGATTCCACCGAGGTGCGCGATGTGGTGCAGGTCTCGGTCGCCACCGATGAAAACTGCGCCGTGCGCCTGCTGTTCGATCCCGAACACGATCTCGAGGACCGCATCCTGATGGAACAGTTCGAGACCTGA
- the mobA gene encoding molybdenum cofactor guanylyltransferase MobA, whose product MTQADDVAANVVGVVLAGGLARRMGGSDKGLLELAGRPILDHVIDRLRPQVRMIALNANGDRARFARWPFPVAPDVLPGNPGPLVGVLTGLDWAFANLPGISWVVTVPTDAPFLPADLVARMVAAVDEGGAEMACATSNGRRHPVVGLWPIALRNELRHALIDEGVRKVDVWTSRYKVADVAFAGDPVDPFFNANDQNDLARARGLASGG is encoded by the coding sequence ATGACGCAAGCTGATGACGTGGCGGCCAATGTCGTCGGTGTCGTGCTGGCCGGTGGGCTGGCGCGCCGCATGGGCGGTAGCGACAAGGGTCTGCTGGAACTCGCCGGCCGGCCGATCCTCGATCATGTGATCGATCGGTTGCGGCCGCAGGTGCGCATGATCGCGCTCAACGCCAATGGCGATCGCGCGCGTTTTGCGCGCTGGCCGTTCCCGGTGGCTCCAGATGTGCTGCCCGGCAATCCCGGGCCGCTGGTCGGTGTCCTGACCGGTCTCGACTGGGCCTTTGCCAATCTGCCGGGGATTTCCTGGGTCGTCACCGTGCCGACCGACGCGCCGTTCTTGCCCGCCGATCTGGTCGCGCGCATGGTCGCGGCGGTCGATGAAGGGGGGGCCGAGATGGCCTGCGCCACGTCGAACGGACGACGGCATCCGGTGGTCGGGCTGTGGCCAATCGCTCTGCGCAACGAGCTGCGCCACGCCCTGATCGACGAGGGTGTGCGCAAGGTCGATGTCTGGACGAGCCGCTACAAGGTGGCCGATGTCGCCTTCGCCGGTGATCCCGTCGATCCCTTCTTCAATGCCAACGACCAAAACGATCTTGCCAGGGCGCGAGGGCTCGCCTCGGGGGGCTGA
- the moaA gene encoding GTP 3',8-cyclase MoaA — protein MVTQAACAKARRLPRHHQRVNRQCALRHGRFEISDDNPRGRALRTGWRGRHSSPVRTRPSGAGGAPWTAGAGLPIFNSSLSKPAKVAMTQLVDPFGRTIDYIRISVTDRCDFRCVYCMSEDMTFLPKKDLLTLEELDRLGSAFVRLGTRRIRITGGEPLVRKGIMELFRQLGRHLDGGGLDELTLTTNASQLARFADALHDCGVRRINVSLDTLNPDRFKAITRWGRHDQVMDGIAAAKKAGLRIKLNAVAMKGVNQNEFDHMIRWCGDQGYDLTFIETMPMGDIDGDRTDQYLPLSMVRADLKERWTLEDIPYRTGGPARYMSVKETGGRLGFITPMTHNFCESCNRVRLTCTGTLYMCLGQDDAADLKTPLRASEGDELLETAIHEAIGRKPRGHDFVIDRRTNKPSVSRHMSVTGG, from the coding sequence ATGGTGACGCAGGCGGCCTGCGCCAAGGCACGGCGTCTCCCCCGACACCACCAGCGCGTCAACCGCCAGTGCGCCCTCCGGCACGGCAGGTTCGAGATTTCGGACGACAACCCTCGCGGACGCGCCCTCCGGACTGGCTGGAGAGGTCGGCACTCGTCGCCAGTCCGGACGCGACCGTCGGGAGCGGGCGGGGCACCATGGACGGCTGGCGCAGGGCTTCCTATATTCAATTCATCGCTTTCCAAACCTGCAAAGGTTGCCATGACACAGCTCGTCGATCCCTTTGGCCGCACGATCGACTACATCCGCATCTCGGTCACCGACCGCTGCGATTTTCGTTGCGTCTACTGCATGTCCGAGGACATGACTTTCCTGCCGAAGAAGGACCTGCTGACGCTGGAGGAGCTCGATCGCCTGGGCAGCGCCTTCGTGCGGCTTGGCACGCGCAGGATCCGGATCACCGGCGGCGAGCCGCTCGTGCGCAAGGGCATCATGGAGCTTTTCCGCCAACTCGGCCGTCACCTCGACGGCGGCGGGCTCGACGAGCTGACACTTACCACCAACGCCAGCCAGCTCGCACGCTTCGCCGACGCGCTCCATGACTGCGGCGTGCGCCGGATCAACGTTTCGCTCGACACGCTCAATCCCGACCGCTTCAAGGCCATCACCCGCTGGGGCCGCCACGACCAGGTGATGGACGGTATTGCCGCCGCGAAGAAGGCCGGGCTCCGGATCAAGCTCAATGCCGTCGCCATGAAGGGCGTCAACCAGAACGAGTTCGACCACATGATCCGGTGGTGCGGCGACCAGGGCTACGATCTGACCTTCATCGAAACCATGCCGATGGGCGACATCGACGGCGACCGCACCGACCAGTACCTGCCGCTCTCCATGGTCCGCGCCGACCTGAAGGAGCGCTGGACCCTGGAGGACATCCCCTACAGGACCGGCGGGCCGGCGCGCTACATGAGCGTCAAGGAGACCGGCGGGCGGCTGGGCTTCATCACGCCGATGACTCACAACTTCTGCGAATCCTGCAACCGCGTGCGCCTGACCTGCACCGGCACGCTCTACATGTGCCTCGGCCAGGACGATGCCGCCGACCTCAAGACCCCGCTGCGCGCGTCGGAAGGCGACGAGCTGCTCGAAACCGCGATCCACGAAGCCATCGGCCGCAAACCCAGGGGCCACGACTTCGTCATCGACCGCCGCACAAACAAGCCAAGCGTCTCACGGCATATGAGCGTGACGGGGGGCTGA
- a CDS encoding 4Fe-4S dicluster domain-containing protein, producing the protein MHKSLLIDPNKCTGCLQCELACSLDNEGTFNPSKSRIKVFNFEGKGRFVPYTCTQCAEAWCAEACPTHAISVDKATGAKVVSDSLCVGCKVCTIACPFGTINYNADTGKVIKCDLCGGDPECATACPTDAITYVDANWTGLEKMRASAATADAAAQA; encoded by the coding sequence ATGCACAAGTCGCTCTTGATCGACCCGAACAAATGTACGGGTTGCCTGCAGTGCGAGCTGGCCTGCTCGCTCGACAACGAGGGGACGTTCAATCCCTCGAAGTCGCGAATCAAGGTCTTCAATTTCGAGGGCAAGGGACGCTTCGTCCCCTATACCTGCACCCAGTGTGCCGAAGCCTGGTGTGCGGAGGCATGCCCGACCCATGCGATCTCGGTCGACAAGGCGACGGGCGCCAAGGTCGTGAGCGATTCGCTCTGTGTGGGCTGCAAGGTCTGCACGATTGCCTGCCCCTTCGGCACGATCAACTACAACGCCGACACCGGTAAGGTCATCAAGTGCGACCTCTGTGGTGGCGATCCCGAGTGCGCAACGGCGTGCCCGACGGATGCCATCACCTATGTCGATGCGAACTGGACCGGTCTCGAAAAGATGCGTGCCTCGGCGGCCACCGCCGATGCCGCCGCGCAAGCCTGA
- a CDS encoding molybdopterin-guanine dinucleotide biosynthesis protein A: protein MRYLTTFSVVAVLALFIAGFIAAVPAAAQDVDDDSLDGTVDETSDRHAGYYYPEPQTQEVYVARAQTLHDSDRTRRLAFVTALTQQQLVAPYPPGLAIFAKGDEADKLIMVALRDDLFDSVYRMRGVLAVMTASARTSDLFRSYNVQDIFTFFDLLKLLGFRKLTLTDGKDLAHVVYLK from the coding sequence GTGCGATACCTGACGACATTTTCTGTGGTTGCGGTGCTGGCCCTGTTCATTGCCGGGTTCATTGCTGCGGTCCCGGCTGCCGCCCAGGACGTCGACGACGATTCTCTCGATGGCACGGTGGACGAGACAAGCGACCGACATGCTGGTTACTACTATCCGGAACCGCAGACCCAGGAGGTCTATGTCGCGCGCGCGCAGACCCTGCATGACAGCGATCGCACGCGCCGTCTGGCCTTCGTCACGGCGCTGACGCAGCAGCAGCTTGTCGCGCCCTATCCTCCGGGGCTGGCGATCTTCGCCAAGGGTGACGAGGCCGATAAGCTGATCATGGTGGCCCTGCGTGACGATCTCTTCGACAGTGTCTACCGGATGCGCGGTGTTCTGGCGGTCATGACCGCGTCGGCGCGGACCTCCGATCTCTTCCGCAGCTACAACGTTCAGGACATCTTCACCTTCTTCGATCTCCTCAAGCTGCTCGGGTTCAGGAAGCTCACGCTGACCGACGGCAAGGACCTCGCCCACGTTGTCTATCTGAAGTAG
- the fdhD gene encoding formate dehydrogenase accessory sulfurtransferase FdhD: protein MTAYLVKPDPGNERLTRRVSGIDHEGLAVETSVTMERPLTLFLNGQEIVTMMTIGDHPDCLAVGYLLNQGMLQPDDSITGIDVDDEIDTVVVRTRRQTDYEDKLRKKTLTSGCAQGTVFGDLMDEIESVRLDLDAEVRTSWLYALSRQINTTPSLYLEAGAIHGCVLCETDRPLIYMEDVGRHNAVDKIAGYMALNGIPPDGKIFYTTGRLTSEMVIKTARMGVPVLVSRSGFTAWGVDLARQLGMTLIGRMKGKRFLALAGEHRVRYDADLSCVGDEERCHQRKGARDDAS from the coding sequence ATGACTGCGTATCTGGTGAAGCCCGATCCGGGCAATGAGCGTCTGACAAGGCGGGTTTCGGGCATCGATCACGAGGGATTGGCGGTCGAGACCTCTGTGACCATGGAACGGCCGCTGACCCTGTTCCTGAACGGCCAGGAAATCGTCACGATGATGACGATCGGTGACCATCCGGATTGCCTTGCCGTCGGCTACCTCCTGAACCAGGGCATGCTGCAGCCTGACGACAGCATCACCGGCATCGACGTCGACGATGAGATCGACACTGTGGTCGTGCGCACCAGACGGCAGACCGACTACGAAGACAAGCTCAGGAAGAAGACGCTGACGTCAGGCTGCGCCCAGGGCACCGTGTTCGGCGATCTGATGGACGAGATCGAGTCCGTTCGCCTCGATCTCGATGCCGAAGTCCGCACGTCGTGGCTTTATGCGCTCTCAAGGCAGATCAACACAACGCCCAGCCTCTATCTCGAAGCCGGAGCCATCCACGGCTGCGTGTTGTGCGAGACCGACCGGCCGCTGATCTACATGGAGGATGTCGGCCGACACAACGCGGTCGACAAGATCGCCGGCTACATGGCGCTCAACGGCATCCCTCCCGACGGCAAGATCTTCTATACGACCGGCCGGCTGACCAGTGAGATGGTCATCAAAACCGCCAGGATGGGTGTCCCCGTGCTGGTGTCGCGCTCAGGGTTCACCGCCTGGGGCGTGGATCTGGCGCGTCAGCTCGGCATGACCCTGATCGGCCGCATGAAGGGAAAGCGTTTCCTGGCGTTGGCAGGAGAGCATCGGGTGCGCTACGACGCCGACCTCTCCTGTGTCGGGGATGAAGAACGGTGCCATCAACGCAAGGGGGCTCGTGATGACGCAAGCTGA
- a CDS encoding MlaE family lipid ABC transporter permease subunit yields MADATSIELKAGDGASVIVVRGSWTLATVSGLDSDVRALQPDRRKPVNIDLGAVDLLDTAGAWVLFRLRERLRSEGCDASFAHLGDSHEGLFHHIGVCNEHPPMPMRRFRPFQRLADRTGYHACQTWLEVRDMMSFFGELILTMIRVLMQPRRLKVVSIISHMEQVGINSLPIVGLLTFLVGVVLTFQGADQLRRFGTEIFTVNLLGISFLRETGILMTAIIIAGRSGSAFAAQIGTMKVNEEVDAMRALGINPLELLVVPRVIALVLVMPLLGFFANIAGLTGGALMSIVALDLSIAQFLTQLNGAVPIWAFWVGIIKAPLFAFAIAMVGCYNGLKVGGSAESVGKMTTRAVVQSIFLVIVIDAMASVIFSFIGI; encoded by the coding sequence ATGGCAGACGCGACCAGCATTGAACTGAAGGCGGGCGACGGCGCTTCGGTGATCGTCGTGAGGGGATCGTGGACACTGGCGACCGTCAGTGGCCTCGACAGTGACGTGCGGGCCCTGCAGCCGGATCGCCGGAAACCGGTGAATATCGATCTCGGTGCCGTCGATTTGCTCGACACCGCCGGCGCCTGGGTCCTGTTCCGCCTGCGGGAACGCCTGCGCAGCGAAGGCTGCGACGCCAGCTTCGCTCATCTGGGCGACAGCCACGAGGGCCTCTTCCACCATATCGGAGTGTGCAACGAGCACCCGCCGATGCCGATGCGGCGCTTCCGCCCCTTCCAGCGCCTGGCCGACCGGACCGGCTATCACGCCTGTCAGACCTGGCTCGAAGTCCGCGACATGATGTCGTTCTTCGGCGAGCTGATCCTGACCATGATTCGCGTCCTCATGCAGCCGCGACGTCTCAAGGTCGTTTCGATCATCAGCCACATGGAACAGGTCGGCATCAACTCTCTGCCGATCGTGGGACTTCTGACGTTTCTGGTGGGCGTTGTCCTGACCTTCCAGGGGGCCGATCAGCTGCGCCGGTTCGGCACCGAGATCTTCACCGTCAACCTGCTGGGCATTTCATTTCTTCGTGAGACCGGCATCCTCATGACCGCCATCATCATCGCCGGCCGTTCGGGCAGCGCCTTCGCCGCTCAGATCGGCACGATGAAGGTGAACGAAGAGGTCGATGCCATGCGCGCGCTCGGTATCAATCCGCTGGAGCTTCTGGTCGTGCCGCGTGTCATCGCTCTGGTTCTGGTGATGCCTCTGCTGGGCTTCTTCGCCAACATCGCGGGGCTCACCGGTGGGGCGCTGATGTCGATCGTGGCACTGGATCTCTCGATCGCGCAGTTCCTGACACAGCTCAACGGCGCGGTGCCGATATGGGCCTTCTGGGTCGGCATCATCAAGGCGCCGTTGTTCGCTTTCGCGATCGCCATGGTCGGCTGCTACAACGGCCTGAAGGTCGGCGGCAGCGCCGAAAGCGTGGGCAAGATGACCACGCGCGCGGTGGTACAATCCATCTTCCTCGTCATCGTGATCGACGCCATGGCCTCGGTCATCTTCTCCTTCATCGGGATCTGA
- a CDS encoding DUF1636 family protein, with protein MCVTCRWKALCAMESEAIRPGQRLFNLVMEEATPQQKKSVQEIVCLTHCMNACNAVAMQRGKTPLLMTRMAPDRETARALLAMLGHFEESGTGIVDDDKVPEAIPLARPLVPPAASRTRNRA; from the coding sequence GTGTGTGTCACATGCCGCTGGAAGGCGCTCTGCGCCATGGAGAGCGAGGCGATCCGGCCGGGTCAGCGGCTCTTCAATCTCGTCATGGAAGAGGCGACACCCCAACAGAAGAAGAGCGTGCAGGAGATCGTCTGCCTGACCCATTGCATGAACGCGTGCAACGCTGTGGCCATGCAGCGCGGCAAGACCCCGCTTCTGATGACCCGGATGGCGCCCGATCGCGAGACCGCGCGCGCCTTGCTCGCGATGCTCGGCCATTTCGAGGAGTCCGGGACCGGCATTGTCGACGACGACAAGGTACCCGAGGCGATTCCGCTGGCGCGGCCTCTGGTGCCCCCCGCCGCATCGCGCACGAGGAATCGGGCATGA